The genome window ATTCCAGCGTGCAACAGTTACTTCGCTAATAGATTCGCCTACGGTAGGTACTTTTATTTCGAGCATGATTGTAATTGATTGTTATAAAATTTAGCGCAAATTAATCATTTGGAAGTTTATAAAACAAAAACAGCTGGTAATTTTAATTAGCTTATTGTTTTTTATACCATTACGATTGCTCAATACATTATAATATGTGGGATAAACTATAAAATAAAAGCCCGGTTGGTACATATACTAACCGGACTTTTATGGATTTATTGAATAAATGAATAACTTATTCCTTAATCATTTTTTGAATATAAGTAGTGTGCTCGTTTGATACTTTCAATAAATAAATGCCTTTATTTAAAGTACTTGTGTTTACTTGTATCTGGTTTAAAGTATTGTTTTCAAACGATTGATTTAAATAAACCTTACCCGTTATATCCATTATACTTACTTCTATATTATTATTCAAAATAGAATTAGGCAATACAATAGAAATGTTTTCGTTAAAAGGATTAGGGAAAGTAAGTAATGGCGCAGCCGATACATTTTTTACACCCAACATATTTCCTAACGTAAAGTTAGCTGTAAAAACAGAATCTGAGCTCTTGCTAAATAAACCAGATGCAGCATTTACTTTCCAAATGAACGATTTGGTTTGACCTTTTTGAACACCCAATGAAACCAATAAAGCCCTAATTTGGCCATAGGTTAAAGTTAAAGAAGTATCAGCTCCGGCTGTAGTAGAAGGAATACTTAATATAGGATTGGTAAAATTGCCGCCCGTAGAATCCAATACCCAAGTATAAGTAGCTGTGGCAAGTAAAGGACTATTGATTGATTTGGTCCATGAGATAAATACCGTTTGATTAGTGTCTCCCTGAATAGGAATAGTAGTATTGTTTGCAGGCGATAGTAATTTAAAGTTACTCAAAGCAGTGAATGTAATAATATCACTCGTACCCCGTGGTAAAATTTGATACCCAGTAAAGGCATAAGGTGAATTTAAGTTTGATTGTTGAGTGCCCAAACCAATAACATGGAAGAAATTAGTAGTAGGCTTCAGTGCCCCAACTAAATTACTCGTTGCATAAATTCTTATGTTTGTGGTATCGCCTGCCAAGGTAATTATTGGGTAAGTTGAATTGGCTCTCCAAATAGTGTCGGTTTGTGTTGTTAAAAATTTAACACGGTTTAACCTAACCAAATTATTTTCTGTATTTTCATCCAATTTGCTTTCTAAAACAGGATTGTTAATTGATTTACCTGAAGCCAATAATTTTAAAGTATCTAAAGTATTAATAATAAGTAAGCCCCTGTTAGATGATACCATACCTTGTACCAAAATACTATCACCTTCACTTGGTGTGTAACCAAAATTGTTTGCTGTATTTGATACCGTTATGCCCCCAGTATTGTCGCGTAAAACAAACTGTAAACCATTCGTACGTTGATTTACGCCATAAACAATGCCACTCAACTCTACTAAGGTATTCAATGAGTCAGGAACACCAGTAATTGAATTGATAGCGTTGATTTTTGATATAGTATAGTGTGGGGGAGGTGGAGAGGAGGTACCTGATCCAGTTGCACTTAAGATAGAATAAGAAGAATCTATGTCGCGTACTACATAAATTAATACGTGGTAATTATTGCTATGACTTATGCTTGTAATATTTACAAAATTAGTATCGCCTTTGTATACACATTTAGCATTGGTATCATTTTGATAACGGGTGCTAAATGTAAAAGCAAAATTAGAAAAGGCGTTATAGTAAGTTACTGTTTTAGTCGGAATTCCCGCTGTAATACCAGCATTTGCTTTAACAAAAACCAAAGTAGTATAAGTAGCGTTGGTATAGCTGCTTGGTTTAGTCCATTCAATTTTAGCACTGGTGGTTGTTAGACCCGTAACTGTTACACCAATAATATTTTCAGGTGGCACAGCTTTGGTAATTCCAGTTACATTACTTGGGTTAGAGTATAAAGAGTCGCTGTTGTTTACTACATATATTACAGCATAATAAGTAGATGAAGGAACTAAATTTACCGGGGTTATTACGTTTGAATCACCATTGTAAACACAGAAAGCACCCGGATCAATTTGATAAGGAGTACCTGCACCAAAAGTTGAATCAGGGCTATAATACAATGGGTCCCTGCTAGGGCTTCCCGAGTTAATGGCAGAACCTTTTTTCAAAAATACCAGTGTTGAATAATTGGCATTGTTATAAGTACTGTCCTTGGTCCATGATAAACGGCAGGTGTATGGAGTAAACGAAAGGAAAGTAACTGATTTAACATTAGCAGGACCTGCGCTAGCCGTAATACCTTGCGCATTAATTACAGGCGAGTAGTTTGAGTCAACATTATTGATAGCATAAGCTACTAAATAATAGTTTGTTCCTGCAGTTAATCCTGCAATTCTTAAAGTAGTACTATCGCCTTTATAAATACAATAAGCGCCTGAGTCAAGTGATAATGGAGAACCATTTCCAAAGTTGCTATCAGCAGTAATTAAAGTTGGATTTGTTGTTGGTATACCTGCGGTTATTGCGGAGGCTGCTTTTACGTATACAACCATGGTGTGGTTAGTATTTGAGTAACCTGTTGGTTTTGCCCAGGTAATGGTAGCTGTTTCTCGTCCGTTATTACCAAAAGTTAGTGCTGTTATTGCCCTTGGAGCAGTGCTTTGAGTCGTAAAACTTCCTAATGTAACTGTAGCATAAGCACTATCTAAATTACGTACAACAAATATTGCTACTTGGTACAATGTGTTTTGAGTTAAACCAGATGTAGCCACATTATTTGTATCACCTTTGTAAATACATCTGGCAGCAGCATCATTCTGATAAAAAGAACTAGCCAATGAAAAATTAGCATTAGCCGTATAATAATCGGCAGATAAATTAGGACTGCCCACAGTAATAGCAGTAACAGGTTTAACAAAAACCAAAGTAGTCATAGTACTATCTACATAATTACTATTTTTAGACCAAGTAATATTAGTTGTTGTAGTGGTAATTGAGTTAAATGCAGTGGTAAATACGGATGGTGGATTATTGCTAGCACTAGCATTTAAATCAGCCCATGTATTAGCCGTTCTAATACCATCCATGTTTAAACGAGGTGCAGAAGCGGCTGTGCCTTGACGTAATGCCAAACGGCCTAAAGCCGCAGCATCAGCTGTTGCACCACCAATGGTAGCTACTGTAGCAGTAGTTGGCTCAGTTGAAGGAAAGGCACTTGGTATATTATAAACCAGAATACTATCATTGGCAGTTCCTGTTGTAAATTGGTATTTTACTACCAATAACGAAGTAGTGTTAGTTGCAAAACTATCAGTACTGTAAACCGCCAGATCAGTAGATTTAGAAATACCTATACGGTAATATCCGGTACCTGCTGCTTTTATAAACAAACGACCCGTAAACAGGGAAGTAGAGTTTTGTGGTAAATAAGCAAAAAAGTAATCGCCAGCATTAGTTGCTTTACTTACGTTCAGCATAAAAGAAGTATACAAACTGCCTGAATTAGTATTGGCAAATAAATCCCTGTATACATCTTGTCCGGTAGTGTCAATTTTAGCTCCATTACCTATGGCAGATAAGTTGTAGCCAGAAAACGATAAACCAGCATTTGTTACAGAAACAGGTAATACCGTGGATGTTAAAATTTGTACCCAATTGTTAGTAGTAAGAGGGCTTGTAGCGGTGTAGTCAAAGTTTTCAGTAATAAGTTGTTGTGCTTGTACTGAATAGTTAAACCCCCATACTAAAAATAGCAAAAAAGTAAATTTTATTTTCATAGAATTATTTAATAAGTTTTTCAATGATACATTTTTTTGTAGTTAAAAAAGAGAGAGATTTAATAAGGATAGAAATTTGACAATCAATGTTTAGTGTTAAAAATTGTTAATCAATATTACATACTTACTATTTAATAGCAATTGTTTTGTTTAAGAGAGAAATAGCGTTTTATAGCTTATATTATTAACCCTTCATTTGGACTTATTCTAAATAAAAATCCCTGATTAAGCAATGTTAATCAGGGATTTTTAAATCATCGAAATCAGTAATTATTCCTTGATAATTTTTTTAGTATACACCTCATTTTGATTGGTAAGCTTTACTAAATAAATACCTCTGTTTAAAAAGCTGGTATTTATTTCAACACCGTTAACAGAAGCTGCTGCATTTATTTCCTGACTAACATACACTTTACCATTTATATCTAATATTTCAATAAACTGAGTGGTGTTTGCATTGGTAACAATATTTAATTTATCGTTTACCGGGTTTGGACTTAATTCCACTACTAATTTAGTTTCATTGTTAATTTGAATAGTTTTTGAGTAGTCAAACTGACCGTCAAAATCAATTTGTTTGAGCCTGTAGAAAATAGTTGAGGGTTTGCTTGTATTATTCAATGCATCAATAAAAGTATAATTGCAGGTAGTTGAAATATTTCCGTTTCCTTTTACTTTACCAATCATTTCAAAGTTTGTTCCGTCAAAACTTCTTTCAATTTCAAATTCTTTGTTATTGGTTTCCGAAGCAGTAATCCAGTTTAGAACAGAGCTGTTATTAATAGATACACCAGTAAATGAAATATATTTAACAGGCAACGGATTTTGCGAAGCAGCCGAACCAATATAAAACGTATTATTAATAGTTGTTGTGGTTAAATTAGTTCTACTTGCCTGAGGTAATAAAACCGTTCCACCTCCGTCAACAGCAGTTCCTGGCGCAATGGCACTTGCCAAAGTTAAACGTATATTAGCCGGTGTTGTAATTTGCCCAATAGTAGCAGAACCTTGCACTTTAACGGCAAAGTCAGTAGCTGAAATACCATTTCCCGTAGCAATAGTCCAGCTGTAATTTTTACGAACGTTCACTGTAACATTATTGGTAGCGTTATCGCTAAAAGGGCTTGCAAATAAAGTAAAACCGGCTGCATCAGTATGTGATACAGTTAAAGTACCAGCCGATGAGGGGTTACTTGTTATCCATGCATAACGTTTTGATGTTGGTGTACCGAAAGGGAATAAACAAGAATCTAAATTATTAGTAGAGGTATTGCCCGATGGAAACCAACGTGTTAAATTTCCGGTTCCAAAAAGGTAACCAAGGTTGGCAGTAATAAGTCCATTATTGGTTCCACTATTACCAATGGTTAAATTATATCCGTTTAAATTAAGCGCTCCGCTATCAAGAGCCAATCTTGCACCTCCAAAGTTTACAGCCCTGTCTAGGCGTAAACCAAAAGCATTATTGCTTAAAGTAAAGTTTATATTGGCAGTACCGGAATTATTAATACCCAAAATACCTGCTCCGCTTATGGTTTGTAATTTTGTACCATTAAAAATATAATTAGGTGTTCCACTCGCTGCATTCATATAACAAATACCGGGTGAGTTAACAATAATGCTTCCTTTAATATTGAGTGTACCCGTTAGTCCCAAAGTAAATTGTCCTGAATCTACCTGTAAATTTTCGAAAGTAGCTGTTCCACCTGTTGCGCTATATGATGATGTTGAACGGTAGATAAAATTAGCATAAGTTCTTCCAGAAAAAGCAGGACCACCAGTTGTTGAAGAAAATATAAAATTACTACCAGAAGAGAAAGTTACTTTAGATGCTGGTTGACCCAACCCAAATGGATTAGCTCCTGCATATTGCTGAAATACAGAGCCAGAATCAAAAACAACAATATTGGGAACACCAATCAAGCCAAAAACATTACCGGTATAGTAGTTGCTATTCATTTGTACCTTTCCTTGATTTCTTACTCTAATGGCATTGGCATCTGTGGCAAACAATTTACATTTATCCGAAAAGGTAATGGTACCCATTATTTCGGCATAAGCACCAGTATCAATAATCATGGTTACAGAAATTCCTGTGCAGTACATGTTTAAAGTGGCCCCACTGGCAATTTCTAGTGCAGGTAGTGTAGTAGATACGTGTTTGAAAACTAATTTTGGAAAAGCCCCAAAACTAGTTGAAGCTGCTATAGTACTAGAACTACCTGTTGTTAAAGTAGTATTACTAGCTATGGCCGAAATCTCACCTATAAAATTGTTGGTTCCAGTATATAGTTGGTCGTACAAACGAAATTGACTTAAAAAAGTAGTACCTGTGCCAGTTACGGTTACCCCACTTCTACCAATAGTACCTGTTCCAACATCTGCTACTGCTGTTGAAAAATTTACATTGACACCGTTAATTAGGCGTAAACGACCAATGGTTTGTGTACTCACATTGGTAACAGTTGGGTTGGCTTGTGTACTACCGTTAAAAACAAGTACATCATTGGCTGCTGGGCTCGTTCGTGTGGGTGTCCAGCTGGCTGCAGCGGTAAAATCGCCTGTTGCAACATTCCATGTGTAAGTTGTTTGCGCCATTAACTGGTTGTATCCAACACAGATTAATAAACAAATAAAACTTTTCGCAAAAAGTGTAAATATTTTTTTCATAGTCCTTTATTAAAGTGTCGCAATTTATAGCTTACAATTCAAAAGTTTATAAAAAAAATAGCCCTGATTTTGGCTTTTACATAACAAGAAAAATAACATTTTAATGTCATAAATGTGATGAAAATACAAAAGCCCGTTCTACTTATATAGAACAGGCTTTTATATTTTAAATCGGATTAAAATTTAATTTTTAACAATACGTTTGCTAATAGTTTGTTCACCATTATTTATTCTAATAAAATAAATTCCATTATTCATATTATCCAGTTTAAAGCTATAAGTTAAACTATTTGGATTGCTAGAGAAACAAACTTTACCCGTCATGTCTATTACTTCAACAGCATAAATATTTTGATTGCTTGTTACCTTAATTTCATTGCTGAAAGGATTGGGACCAACTACCACATCCAATTGATTATTATTTGATACTTTTACAACATTGGTATAAGTAAATTGACCATCAAAATCAATTTGTTTTAAGCGATAGTAAGTAGCGCTAGTCATAGGAGTGTAGTCAATAAACTGATAATTGCTTAAAGCATTGGTTGTTCCATTGCCTTTTACAAAGCCTATTTTTTCAAACGATTTGTTATCAGAACTTTTTTCCAATTCAAAACCGTAATTATTTAGTTCAGTAGCTGTAGACCAGTTTAAAACTACATTGTTAATAGTTGCGCTGGCATTGAACGATATTAGTTTTACCGGAAGTGTAGTTGTTCCGGGAGTAAAAGCAATACCTCTAAAAATAGTGTTAGTAGCAGCAGTTGCCAATGTAACAGCGGTTACGTTAGAAGCAGTATCGTTAATTCTTATAGCTCTGTTTAATGCCGCTTCAGCAGTAGTTGCTATAATTGTTGGTGGGGTAGTAGTCCAGTCAACAGCCAATCCGCGAGCACCAACAGTACTACCGGTTCCGGTTGTTAATGTATAGGCTAAAGTCCAGGTGCTTCCACTTCTGGTCCATTTTTGAATACCACCACCATTGGCAATACTTCTGTCATCAGCTACATAACAAATGCTTGAATCATACTTCATAGAGAAAGCATACGGAGAACAAGATCCTGTTCCGCCAACAAGTGTTATATAAGGAGTAGATACATTACCTGAATTGGTAGGAGCTCCGGTACCTAATTTCCAAATACCAATAGTTCCAGAAGCAGTTGCATAATACAATTGAGTTCCGGCATTGCTTATAAAGCGCGTATTAGTACTTGAAGTTGTTACAATCGTGTCAATATTTGAAGATGTATTACCAAAAACAATTCCGGTGTTTCCACCTCCACCCCAATAGTTTGTTCCATTGGTAAAAACGTGGCGCGGGTTATTACCTGATAAAGTGGTACTGGTGAAAGTAGGAATAGTAGCTACTCCGGCACTATTAACAGATACAACAGCACGGTTAACGGCTGCTGAAGTTGTTGCACTAACTGATGATGTATAAGGCGCAGCTGTTTTATAGGCAAATAATACCAATGACGATTTATTACCTGCTAAAGTTAGCATTCCTTCCGATGTTGCAGAACCACTCAGGCAAACAGCATTGCTTCCCGTTCTGGGTAAAATATTGGTGTTTACATAAGCACCGGTTAAGGTAAATTGATCAATAGCAACATTATTCCCTGTGTTGGCAAGTGTTGCTAAACTATCTCCAACTCTTAGTACAGCTATGTTTCCGGCAGTAAACTGCGCTTTAGCAGCTAATAATGACAATGAACTTATTAATAGTAATAGTATTTTTTTCATGATATTTTAATGTGTGAATTTTTTGCAAGGTTAATATTGACGCTTTAGCAAATAGTTAGGTTTATGTTAATATAATGTAACCAATTTTAAACCCCGTTTCAAAATTCAGGATAAGTTTATATTTTACCTATATCAGATTTAAACCCCATGTTTATTACAGAATTAAAACAAAAAAAGCTGCCCGTAAGGCAGCTTTTTAATAGAATAATATTTTTGATTAGTTTTTGATAATGCGTTTGCTGATTGTTTGCTCACCATTATTTACACGGATAAAATAAACACCATTATTCATGTTATCTAACTTAAAGCTATAGTTTAAACTATTTGGATTGCTTGAGAAACAAACTTTACCTGTTACATCAATTACTTCAATAGCAGAAATGTTTTGGTTGCTTGTTACTTTAATTTCGTTGCTGAAAGGGTTTGGTCCAACTACTACATCCAATTGATTATCGTTTGATACTTTAACAATATCAGAATAAGTGAATTTGCCATCAAAATCAACTTGTTTTAAACGGTAGTAAACGGTTGTTGATACCTGTGTATTATCTATAAATTGGTAGTTACTAATAATATTTGTATTTCCGTTTCCTTTTACTTTGCCAATGGTAGTATAGTTCTTAGCATCAAGGCTACGCTCTACTTCAAAGTAGTTATTGTTTATTTCACTGGCTGTACTCCAGTTTAAAGTAGTATTGTTATTATTATTGTAAGCAGTAAAATTATTCCATTTTACTGGAAGTGTTCCTGCTACTGTAAAACTATAGTCATCAATACTTAACCCGTCATCACTTCCACCTACGTTTGGATCTTGCCATCTTAACCACAATGTATCACCAACATTAACTGTTAAACTTGATACAGTGAATTGGTAATAAGCTCTATTGGCACTTTGGTTACCATCTAGAGTAGTAGCTGAAGCAAGCGTAACTTTACTTACTAAGTCGCAAGCAGGAACTCTTGTCCATGTGCCTGTAAATATTTTTGCAGTACCAGCTGTGTCTAAACTATTATTAACGGAATAATAAAAGTATAATGAATCTAATCCTGTTCTGCCACCTGATCTCCATTGTTCCATAAACATATTGATAGAGAATGAAGTAAAACTAGCTCCAGAATTATTAATGTATTTTACTCCAAAATTAGGTGCAACACTATTACTAGCTAAACCACCTAAACATCTTTCTGAGTTAGTTCCTGTGCCGAAACTATAAGTATCACCAGAATTAGCACTACCATCACCTGCACGGTAAGTAGTGTTTCCGGGGAGTTCATTTATCCACCAGCCAGCAGGTAAAGTTGTTTGCGCTGTACCAGAGGTTGATAACGTATTAAAGTTTTCTGAATAGATAGATGACTGATTAGTAATGGCAATAAATTGACCAAAACCTGATTTGCTTGCAAGCAATATTGCTATTGCGTAAATTAATTTTTTCATTTCTTGTTATTAAAGTGCGGCAAAAATAGGCGATTAAACTTGAATATTACTATAGGGGAAACACTAGTAATTAACATTTTGCCCTGTTTTATGTACTTTCCCTCTGTGTATTAGGTAGTTCCGTTTAAATGTTATTTAAATATTAATATTAAAAACATTTAATTTTACAATACCAGTTATTAACTAATTGATATTGTTGTAATAGCAAAGTTAAAAACTAGAATTTAACAGCCATACCCACCATAATATGGCGTTGTTGCAAATACCTGGCAGGATTAGTAGGAGGTGGGCCACCATTGCCTAAACGAGGGTCATTGTAACGAGGGTCAGTCCATGTTTCAGGTACGTTATCGCCATTAGCGTAAGCTGAACCTGTAACCGGGTTAATAATGGAAGCATTTTGGTTGTTGAAAATATTGGTAATTTGAATATTCCATGAAACATTTACTTTTTTAAATTTCATGTATTTAGTAAAAGTAAAATCAGCCCAGAACCAATAATCGCCAATTTTACTCCAACGTGCATCAGGGTTAGGGTCGGTTACATATATGGGTCTGCCCGTTTGTGCATCTACACGCTGAAATATAGCAGGCGTGTACCTGATACCTGAACGCGTAACGGTTTCAAAATAAAAACTCATGTTATTTAACCACGATTTATTAAAGAATCCTTTTTTACGAGCAATTTTAAAAACATGGTTTGTTTTAAAATCAATTGGCACATCCCAAGGTAAAAAATATTCTTTGGTATCTTCAACAGCTCCACTGGCCAATAATTGTTTTAGTTTTTCATTGGCACTGGCACTTTGCCCGGTAGTTACCATATAGGTTACCGATGCTTGACCTTGATACCATGTTCCTATACGTTTAATATAGCCCAATTCAATTCCCCTGCTTCTGGCATAATCAGAGTTAATACGCATGGTACGGGTAACATCTCTACCGGTCACATCTTTTATAATAACGGAAGCTGTGGTCACAAAATCGTATTTATCTTTCCAGAAAGCAGAAACGGTTAAAGCGTCATTGGTAGTAATTTGAGAACGTAAGCCAATTTCATAGCTAATATCCACCTCAGGGTTTAAGTTAGGATTACCAACCGTAGCAGCCGTACTTCTATCTTGGTAAAGTGGGTTTAAGCCCGGATATATGTAAGAAGGATGTGGTAAAATGGTACTATGCCCGTAGTTAAAATAAAGCATTTGGTTTTCGGCAATAGGGAAGGATGCAGATATTTTAGGTAAAAACCTGAACTTATAACGCATATCGCCAATTTTAGTAGTTAATGATAAAAAGTCGGCACGTACTTCATCTCTGATTGGCGAGTTACTATTAGCTATCGCATCATCAATATATTGTCCTGGAGCCCAATATTCAAAACGACCACCAATACTGGCTACTAAACCTTTGTATTTTATTTGATCAGTTATATAAAAACCACCTCTTCTGGGATTTACTTTCCATACATCGCTTTGCTGACCTAATCTAAACGATTGAGATTGAGAACCGTCAGATAATGTAATGGGAGCTCCAACCCAAGGCCTTACCACATCAATCCATAACATTTCCTGAAATTTCATTTCAAAACCAA of Bacteroidota bacterium contains these proteins:
- a CDS encoding T9SS type A sorting domain-containing protein; this encodes MKKILLLLISSLSLLAAKAQFTAGNIAVLRVGDSLATLANTGNNVAIDQFTLTGAYVNTNILPRTGSNAVCLSGSATSEGMLTLAGNKSSLVLFAYKTAAPYTSSVSATTSAAVNRAVVSVNSAGVATIPTFTSTTLSGNNPRHVFTNGTNYWGGGGNTGIVFGNTSSNIDTIVTTSSTNTRFISNAGTQLYYATASGTIGIWKLGTGAPTNSGNVSTPYITLVGGTGSCSPYAFSMKYDSSICYVADDRSIANGGGIQKWTRSGSTWTLAYTLTTGTGSTVGARGLAVDWTTTPPTIIATTAEAALNRAIRINDTASNVTAVTLATAATNTIFRGIAFTPGTTTLPVKLISFNASATINNVVLNWSTATELNNYGFELEKSSDNKSFEKIGFVKGNGTTNALSNYQFIDYTPMTSATYYRLKQIDFDGQFTYTNVVKVSNNNQLDVVVGPNPFSNEIKVTSNQNIYAVEVIDMTGKVCFSSNPNSLTYSFKLDNMNNGIYFIRINNGEQTISKRIVKN
- a CDS encoding T9SS type A sorting domain-containing protein, encoding MKKLIYAIAILLASKSGFGQFIAITNQSSIYSENFNTLSTSGTAQTTLPAGWWINELPGNTTYRAGDGSANSGDTYSFGTGTNSERCLGGLASNSVAPNFGVKYINNSGASFTSFSINMFMEQWRSGGRTGLDSLYFYYSVNNSLDTAGTAKIFTGTWTRVPACDLVSKVTLASATTLDGNQSANRAYYQFTVSSLTVNVGDTLWLRWQDPNVGGSDDGLSIDDYSFTVAGTLPVKWNNFTAYNNNNNTTLNWSTASEINNNYFEVERSLDAKNYTTIGKVKGNGNTNIISNYQFIDNTQVSTTVYYRLKQVDFDGKFTYSDIVKVSNDNQLDVVVGPNPFSNEIKVTSNQNISAIEVIDVTGKVCFSSNPNSLNYSFKLDNMNNGVYFIRVNNGEQTISKRIIKN
- a CDS encoding T9SS type A sorting domain-containing protein, coding for MKIKFTFLLFLVWGFNYSVQAQQLITENFDYTATSPLTTNNWVQILTSTVLPVSVTNAGLSFSGYNLSAIGNGAKIDTTGQDVYRDLFANTNSGSLYTSFMLNVSKATNAGDYFFAYLPQNSTSLFTGRLFIKAAGTGYYRIGISKSTDLAVYSTDSFATNTTSLLVVKYQFTTGTANDSILVYNIPSAFPSTEPTTATVATIGGATADAAALGRLALRQGTAASAPRLNMDGIRTANTWADLNASASNNPPSVFTTAFNSITTTTTNITWSKNSNYVDSTMTTLVFVKPVTAITVGSPNLSADYYTANANFSLASSFYQNDAAARCIYKGDTNNVATSGLTQNTLYQVAIFVVRNLDSAYATVTLGSFTTQSTAPRAITALTFGNNGRETATITWAKPTGYSNTNHTMVVYVKAASAITAGIPTTNPTLITADSNFGNGSPLSLDSGAYCIYKGDSTTLRIAGLTAGTNYYLVAYAINNVDSNYSPVINAQGITASAGPANVKSVTFLSFTPYTCRLSWTKDSTYNNANYSTLVFLKKGSAINSGSPSRDPLYYSPDSTFGAGTPYQIDPGAFCVYNGDSNVITPVNLVPSSTYYAVIYVVNNSDSLYSNPSNVTGITKAVPPENIIGVTVTGLTTTSAKIEWTKPSSYTNATYTTLVFVKANAGITAGIPTKTVTYYNAFSNFAFTFSTRYQNDTNAKCVYKGDTNFVNITSISHSNNYHVLIYVVRDIDSSYSILSATGSGTSSPPPPHYTISKINAINSITGVPDSLNTLVELSGIVYGVNQRTNGLQFVLRDNTGGITVSNTANNFGYTPSEGDSILVQGMVSSNRGLLIINTLDTLKLLASGKSINNPVLESKLDENTENNLVRLNRVKFLTTQTDTIWRANSTYPIITLAGDTTNIRIYATSNLVGALKPTTNFFHVIGLGTQQSNLNSPYAFTGYQILPRGTSDIITFTALSNFKLLSPANNTTIPIQGDTNQTVFISWTKSINSPLLATATYTWVLDSTGGNFTNPILSIPSTTAGADTSLTLTYGQIRALLVSLGVQKGQTKSFIWKVNAASGLFSKSSDSVFTANFTLGNMLGVKNVSAAPLLTFPNPFNENISIVLPNSILNNNIEVSIMDITGKVYLNQSFENNTLNQIQVNTSTLNKGIYLLKVSNEHTTYIQKMIKE
- a CDS encoding T9SS type A sorting domain-containing protein; protein product: MKKIFTLFAKSFICLLICVGYNQLMAQTTYTWNVATGDFTAAASWTPTRTSPAANDVLVFNGSTQANPTVTNVSTQTIGRLRLINGVNVNFSTAVADVGTGTIGRSGVTVTGTGTTFLSQFRLYDQLYTGTNNFIGEISAIASNTTLTTGSSSTIAASTSFGAFPKLVFKHVSTTLPALEIASGATLNMYCTGISVTMIIDTGAYAEIMGTITFSDKCKLFATDANAIRVRNQGKVQMNSNYYTGNVFGLIGVPNIVVFDSGSVFQQYAGANPFGLGQPASKVTFSSGSNFIFSSTTGGPAFSGRTYANFIYRSTSSYSATGGTATFENLQVDSGQFTLGLTGTLNIKGSIIVNSPGICYMNAASGTPNYIFNGTKLQTISGAGILGINNSGTANINFTLSNNAFGLRLDRAVNFGGARLALDSGALNLNGYNLTIGNSGTNNGLITANLGYLFGTGNLTRWFPSGNTSTNNLDSCLFPFGTPTSKRYAWITSNPSSAGTLTVSHTDAAGFTLFASPFSDNATNNVTVNVRKNYSWTIATGNGISATDFAVKVQGSATIGQITTPANIRLTLASAIAPGTAVDGGGTVLLPQASRTNLTTTTINNTFYIGSAASQNPLPVKYISFTGVSINNSSVLNWITASETNNKEFEIERSFDGTNFEMIGKVKGNGNISTTCNYTFIDALNNTSKPSTIFYRLKQIDFDGQFDYSKTIQINNETKLVVELSPNPVNDKLNIVTNANTTQFIEILDINGKVYVSQEINAAASVNGVEINTSFLNRGIYLVKLTNQNEVYTKKIIKE